A genome region from Phocoena sinus isolate mPhoSin1 chromosome 16, mPhoSin1.pri, whole genome shotgun sequence includes the following:
- the DDIT4 gene encoding DNA damage-inducible transcript 4 protein produces MPSLWNRFSSSSSSSSLSRTPTPDQPPRSAWGSAAREEALGRCASLESSDCESLDSSNSGFGPEEDSSYLDGVSLPDFELLSDPEDEHLCANLMQLLQESLAQARLGSRRPARLLMPSQLVSQVGKELLRLAYSEPCGLRGALLDVCVEQGKSCHSVGQLALDPSLVPTFQLTLVLRLDSRLWPKIQGLFSSANSPFVPGFSQSLTLSTGFRVIKKKLYSSEQLLIEEC; encoded by the exons ATGCCTAGCCTTTGGAATCGCTTCTCGTCGTCCTCTTCGTCCTCGTCCTTGTCCCGAACTCCCACCCCAGATCAGCCGCCACGCTCAGCCTGGGGGTCGGCGGCCCGAGAAGAGGCGCTCGGCCGCTGCGCGAGCCTGGAGAGCTCGGACTGCGAGTCCCTGGACAGCAGCAACAGTGGCTTTGGGCCGGAGGAAG ACTCTTCTTACCTGGATGGGGTGTCCCTGCCCGACTTCGAGCTGCTCAGCGATCCCGAGGATGAGCACCTGTGTGCCAACCTGATGCAGCTGCTGCAGGAGAGCCTGGCCCAGGCACGGCTGGGCTCGCGGCGCCCTGCGCGCCTGCTGATGCCCAGCCAGCTGGTGAGCCAGGTGGGCAAAGAACTACTGCGCCTGGCCTACAGCGAGCCGTGCGGCCTGCGGGGGGCGCTGCTAGACGTCTGCGTAGAGCAGGGCAAGAGCTGCCACAGCGTGGGTCAACTGGCTCTCGACCCCAGCCTTGTGCCCACCTTCCAGCTGACCCTCGTGCTGCGCCTGGACTCACGCCTCTGGCCCAAGATCCAGGGGTTGTTTAGCTCCGCCAACTCTCCCTTCGTCCCTGGCTTCAGCCAGTCCCTGACGCTGAGCACAGGCTTCCGAGTAATCAAAAAGAAGCTGTACAGCTCAGAGCAGCTGCTCATTGAGGAGTGTTGA